Proteins encoded together in one Anopheles darlingi chromosome 3, idAnoDarlMG_H_01, whole genome shotgun sequence window:
- the LOC125955487 gene encoding axoneme-associated protein mst101(1)-like, with product MDGFLRSRKTARSQDRERAGMQGAAQSAVQGGMQATVQGAEQDGSQAGTAMAQRAVQEHRRLLQRAEQAEQELEAAAAQAKELQARAETAEAMAVAAEAMAAEAEKRAAEAEKRAEAAQRARAEAMMATPAIDLTTPKARMEKRKRETPGEEEEKKKPRGPEGSPDAEGEEGWQTVPVRVKKGPTKAPNRT from the coding sequence ATGGACGGGTTCTTGAGGAGCCGAAAGACGGCGCGATCGCAAGATCGAGAGCGGGCTGGCATGCAAGGTGCCGCGCAAAGTGCCGTGCAAGGTGGCATGCAAGCTACGGTGCAAGGTGCCGAGCAAGACGGCAGCCAGGCGGGAACGGCAATGGCCCAAAGAGCAGTGCAGGAGCACAGGCGGCTTCTGCAGAGAGCCGAGCAGGCGGAGCAGGAGCTCGAAGCGGCGGCCGCCCAGGCGAAAGAGCTGCAGGCAAGGGCCGAGACAGCCGAGGCGATGGCCGTGGCGGCTGAGGCAATGGCAGCAGAAGCCGAGAAGAGGGCAGCAGAAGCCGAGAAGAGGGCCGAGGCGGCGCAAAGGGCGCGGGCGGAAGCCATGATGGCAACGCCAGCGATCGACCTGACAACACCAAAGGCGAGGATGGAAAAGAGGAAGCGGGAGACCCCgggggaagaagaggagaaaaagaagcccCGGGGACCCGAAGGAAGCCCTGATGCGGAGGGCgaagaaggctggcaaacggtgccCGTACGCGTTAAGAAAGGGCCGACGAAGGCGCCAAACCGGACCTAA